The following are encoded together in the Kribbella sp. CA-293567 genome:
- a CDS encoding ATP-grasp domain-containing protein: MRLYLLALPPTDSVTEGFLPAALRLGFEVTVLTDRAEPHRRAYAGLPGAPEVVEVDPRDFREVISFVSRQHVPAAIFSNSDHLQTQTALAAQYFGLPGKDWKATFRAKNKAQLRRHLAGTGLDTVRSVEVAPGNDPGELAGLELPFPAIVKPREGVASEDVALAGDLEQLLTAARGIRERRPDAGLVVEEYLEGQLYTLETLGDGTTRHVLGGFRTEVVLPTFIEKSLEFVPQHPRPVMDQLLAQLDAVGVGLGACHTEFVVQPDGRARIIEVNYRAIGDRLDLLLPRLLGIPYFELVLRAHLGESLPADLGIQTGLLTHSFYLCADRAGVLTAAPAASDLVIDGVEVSYRPLRAVGEHHPLYGTNRDYLGVVEAMGPELEELRRVTADFVAAHEWTISE, translated from the coding sequence ATGCGGCTGTACCTGCTCGCCCTGCCCCCGACCGATTCCGTCACGGAAGGATTCCTGCCTGCTGCCCTGCGCCTCGGGTTCGAGGTCACCGTGCTCACCGACCGGGCCGAACCGCACCGGCGCGCGTACGCCGGGCTGCCCGGCGCCCCGGAGGTGGTGGAGGTCGATCCGCGCGACTTCCGTGAGGTGATCAGCTTCGTCTCCCGGCAGCACGTGCCGGCCGCGATCTTCAGCAACAGCGATCACCTGCAGACGCAGACCGCGCTGGCCGCGCAGTACTTCGGGCTGCCGGGCAAGGACTGGAAGGCCACCTTCCGCGCCAAGAACAAGGCGCAGCTCCGGCGGCACCTGGCCGGTACCGGGCTGGACACGGTCCGGTCCGTGGAAGTGGCCCCAGGCAACGATCCTGGTGAGCTGGCCGGCCTGGAGCTCCCGTTCCCGGCGATCGTGAAGCCGCGGGAGGGCGTCGCCAGCGAGGACGTCGCGCTGGCCGGCGACCTGGAGCAGTTGCTGACCGCAGCCCGGGGGATCCGCGAGCGGCGTCCGGACGCGGGGCTCGTGGTGGAGGAGTACCTCGAAGGGCAGCTCTACACGCTGGAGACCCTCGGCGACGGGACCACCCGGCACGTCCTGGGTGGCTTCCGGACCGAGGTCGTGCTGCCTACCTTCATCGAGAAGTCGCTGGAGTTCGTGCCTCAGCACCCTCGGCCGGTGATGGACCAGCTCCTCGCGCAGCTCGACGCGGTCGGCGTCGGCCTCGGCGCCTGCCACACCGAGTTCGTCGTCCAGCCCGACGGCCGGGCCCGGATCATCGAGGTGAACTACCGCGCGATCGGCGACCGGCTGGACCTGCTGCTGCCCCGGCTGCTCGGTATCCCGTACTTCGAACTGGTCCTGCGGGCTCACCTCGGAGAGTCCCTGCCGGCAGACCTCGGAATCCAGACCGGCCTGCTGACCCACAGCTTCTACCTCTGTGCCGACCGCGCCGGCGTCCTGACCGCTGCCCCGGCGGCGAGCGACCTGGTGATCGACGGCGTCGAGGTGTCGTACCGGCCGCTGCGTGCCGTCGGCGAGCACCATCCGCTCTACGGCACCAACCGCGACTACCTCGGAGTGGTCGAGGCGATGGGTCCTGAACTGGAGGAGCTGCGGCGGGTCACTGCTGACTTCGTCGCTGCCCACGAGTGGACGATCAGCGAGTGA
- a CDS encoding RHS repeat-associated core domain-containing protein — MTSTPVGRALRGLVLLLVVLLTVTLTTAGGTLPPPGAADPADGKRTPLAEIAKTPEPQVPEQNWQVDARGSFTDKIPLAVPAFRDLTPPLALRYDSAGGNGWAGVGWSLDGVSEIERAGTGRGTPKYDATDGYLLDGTELIACGAGSVSPSCTTGGTHSTKTESYAKLTLTGTGSAARWTVVGKDGTKRLFAPVHPAGADLVFRWGLSQIIDPSGNTVTYTWSNNQLDTIAYNGTTVKFAYETRSDAEQKAIGNGALLTIATRLKSVDVTVSGNRVRAYKLSYTTSTATSRSLLASVQQFGKDAVLDPTGTVTGGTSLPAVTTGYQAGAPAFASGSNTTLPAKANTRYLPMDINGDGRSDMLELYPGWTTFERHSWLSDGTGFTLASNDVPGIPIKTDTRFLTADANADGKTDLIELYQNGFNWGRRLWLSTGTGFALASTGTSVGNNSADSRFLAMDVSGDGKSDVVELYRCGFIPVHYCRATWLSNGTGFTKVADDPGIGFGADRQFLSADVNGDGRSDLIEIYSAGFGAGGRHIWLSNGTGFVSGAVDTGMQFSTPEADGAGSRFLAMDLNGDARTDMVELYPYFGMYTRRTWISTGYGFTLGSTDGEMPNSSNSRQLVADLNGDQRDDLIELSPYGLSTRRRIWLSTGAGFTSGPTDTSIGSFSCSKGSCSSEFLGMDVNGDGLDEMTELYNTNFGFNKGRHVWNIGGAVADLLTSRTDSWGATMAVGYTPSSAWPNTNNPPLTQTASKVVVGDGRGATATTGYSFAGGAYDRVERQALGFRLQKETRPCIAGETTCPSVETSYRQDLGAVGEPERVDRRTGAGALLSSTIHEYTTNGTTVPRTALLTGTWESSYLGSGADCPGADCKRSYTSQQYNAYGEVTQLVEHGDREVTGDERTTVTTFIPNTEAYLVAKPAGMKTFQGVGTTGSKLSESIAYYDGATTPNQPPTKGLETRSGQWLSTTDSFVDTRKEYDTWGNVTAEINALGARTTLGWDQTYHLYQTSETNALNQQVTAAWDASCGQPTQLRNTNGQTTTVSYDALCRRTELKEPGGKFERYSWANLGNATTQYEQIERPAADGTSSPLWSRRYVDGLQRDWRTVEKGPDAATGDIYTDISYNQRGQVASKTAPYYWVSGQPQPAAHPTANSYDALDRLVKVTMPGGATQTKSYGLWSTTSVDERGTATTDRLDAYSKRVAHQQLIGGTTRTTTYLYDGRGNLARSTDPAGNVTAYLTDSLNRQTQMTDPNSGTTKYEWDVAGRMVAQTDAKNERTTYSYDALDRKTGKTSRAGTAAAVSVSWTYDQARAGFHNVGQVTTATDPAGTKTSDYDAAGHLVRAVRTIHGASYTFRYGFDAGDRALWTTYPDGDTQGTEASPLRYDGAGRLLSIPGFVTATKYDASGELIRLDNANGTVTTRPHDAERGWLTGIKTMAGTTTIQDNTYTRDLKGKITKVSSPFANEAWNYTYDDADQLTGSVNPSSAPSNQALAYDATGNVTSNSRLGSYSYGASRPHAVTSAGSNTYTYDATGLMTSGAGRSLTWDGDNRLASVTKAGKTTTFTYDADGARQQQAEGTTVRRYLGEDYEVDVAADTASKYVKIGGAVVARVDGSTKYWVHTDHQGSIQAETDAAGTEVHRKKYAAYGEVLSAAGPLSYESRGFTGQRHDASGLVYLQARYYDPELGRFISPNPVVDGDDSIGLNRYAYAANDPVNHTDRTGLDCEDGGKKCDRDNVESWKQKYEYSCGPAAVRVALQAQGIEVTEDYLIPELGTTEDGTASVDDTTRVLNQELGTSFYEAKRISHAGPDEINQLKHDVRYDLVRNRTIVANIVGSAQDTDGDWHSYSGGHYVTVIGYDDFGDKVRIADSADVNRVYSYWMSTDKLAVWIAGRGYSG, encoded by the coding sequence ATGACGTCGACGCCGGTCGGCCGCGCCTTGCGCGGCCTCGTGCTCCTGCTCGTTGTGCTGCTCACCGTCACCCTGACCACGGCCGGTGGAACCTTGCCGCCGCCCGGCGCCGCCGATCCGGCCGACGGGAAGAGAACCCCGCTCGCCGAGATCGCGAAGACCCCGGAACCACAGGTCCCCGAGCAGAACTGGCAGGTCGACGCGCGCGGGTCGTTCACCGACAAGATTCCGCTGGCAGTGCCGGCCTTTCGCGACCTCACTCCCCCGCTCGCGCTGCGGTACGACTCGGCGGGCGGCAACGGCTGGGCCGGCGTCGGCTGGAGTCTGGACGGAGTGAGCGAGATCGAGCGGGCCGGCACCGGCCGCGGCACACCGAAGTACGACGCGACCGACGGCTACCTCCTGGACGGGACGGAGCTCATCGCTTGCGGGGCAGGCAGTGTCAGCCCGAGCTGCACGACCGGTGGAACCCACTCGACCAAGACGGAGAGCTACGCCAAGCTGACCCTGACCGGCACCGGCTCGGCCGCGCGCTGGACCGTGGTCGGCAAGGACGGCACCAAGCGGCTCTTCGCGCCGGTTCACCCGGCGGGCGCCGACCTGGTCTTCCGGTGGGGGCTGAGCCAGATCATCGACCCGTCGGGCAACACGGTCACCTACACCTGGTCGAACAACCAGCTCGACACGATCGCCTACAACGGCACGACGGTGAAGTTCGCGTACGAGACCCGTTCCGACGCGGAGCAGAAGGCGATCGGGAACGGCGCGCTGCTGACCATCGCGACCCGGCTCAAGTCGGTCGACGTGACGGTGAGCGGGAACCGCGTCCGGGCGTACAAACTGAGCTACACCACCAGCACCGCGACCTCGCGGTCCCTGCTGGCGAGCGTGCAGCAGTTCGGCAAGGACGCCGTACTGGACCCGACCGGCACCGTCACCGGCGGGACGAGCCTGCCGGCCGTGACGACCGGGTACCAGGCCGGCGCGCCCGCCTTCGCCTCGGGGAGCAACACCACGTTGCCGGCCAAGGCCAACACGCGCTATCTGCCGATGGACATCAACGGTGACGGCAGGTCCGACATGCTCGAGCTCTACCCGGGCTGGACCACCTTCGAGCGGCATTCCTGGCTGTCCGACGGCACCGGCTTCACGCTGGCGTCGAACGACGTTCCCGGCATCCCGATCAAAACCGACACCCGGTTCCTGACCGCCGACGCGAACGCCGACGGCAAGACCGACCTGATCGAGCTCTACCAGAACGGCTTCAACTGGGGCCGGCGTCTGTGGCTGTCCACCGGCACCGGCTTCGCGCTCGCCTCCACCGGTACCTCGGTGGGGAACAACAGCGCCGACTCGCGCTTCCTGGCGATGGACGTCAGCGGCGACGGCAAGAGCGACGTCGTCGAGCTGTACCGCTGCGGGTTCATCCCGGTGCACTACTGCCGCGCGACCTGGCTGTCCAACGGCACCGGCTTCACCAAGGTGGCCGACGACCCGGGCATCGGCTTCGGTGCCGACCGGCAGTTCCTCTCCGCCGACGTGAACGGCGACGGCAGGTCCGACCTGATCGAGATCTACTCGGCCGGATTCGGCGCCGGCGGCCGGCACATCTGGCTGTCCAACGGCACCGGCTTCGTCTCCGGCGCGGTCGACACCGGCATGCAGTTCAGTACGCCGGAGGCCGACGGCGCCGGCAGCAGGTTCCTGGCGATGGACCTCAACGGTGACGCCAGGACCGACATGGTCGAGCTCTACCCGTACTTCGGCATGTACACCCGCCGCACCTGGATCTCGACCGGCTACGGCTTCACCCTCGGCAGTACCGACGGTGAGATGCCCAACTCGAGCAACTCCCGGCAGCTCGTCGCGGATCTCAACGGCGACCAGCGCGACGACCTGATCGAGCTGTCGCCGTACGGGCTGTCCACACGGCGGCGCATCTGGTTGTCCACCGGCGCCGGCTTCACCAGCGGCCCCACCGACACCTCGATCGGTTCCTTCAGCTGCAGCAAGGGCTCCTGCAGCAGCGAGTTCCTCGGGATGGACGTCAACGGCGACGGCCTGGACGAGATGACCGAGCTCTACAACACCAACTTCGGCTTCAACAAGGGCCGGCACGTCTGGAACATCGGCGGCGCCGTCGCCGACCTGCTGACGTCACGCACCGACTCGTGGGGCGCGACGATGGCTGTGGGTTACACGCCGTCGTCGGCCTGGCCGAACACCAACAACCCGCCGCTCACGCAGACCGCCTCGAAGGTGGTCGTCGGTGACGGCCGCGGCGCCACGGCAACGACCGGCTACAGCTTCGCAGGTGGTGCCTACGACAGGGTGGAGCGCCAGGCTCTGGGCTTCCGCCTCCAGAAGGAGACCCGGCCCTGTATCGCGGGTGAGACGACCTGCCCGTCCGTCGAGACGTCGTACCGGCAGGATCTCGGGGCGGTCGGCGAACCGGAGCGGGTCGACCGGCGGACCGGAGCAGGAGCGCTGCTCAGCTCGACGATCCACGAGTACACGACGAACGGTACGACGGTGCCGCGGACCGCACTGCTCACCGGGACCTGGGAGAGCTCCTATCTCGGCTCGGGCGCGGACTGCCCCGGCGCCGACTGCAAGCGTTCCTACACCAGCCAGCAGTACAACGCGTACGGCGAGGTCACCCAACTGGTGGAGCACGGCGACCGGGAGGTCACCGGGGACGAGCGCACCACCGTGACCACCTTCATCCCCAACACCGAGGCCTACCTCGTCGCCAAGCCGGCCGGGATGAAGACCTTCCAGGGCGTCGGCACGACCGGTTCCAAGCTCAGCGAGTCCATCGCGTACTACGACGGCGCCACCACCCCGAACCAGCCGCCCACGAAGGGCCTGGAGACCAGGTCCGGGCAGTGGCTGTCGACCACCGACTCCTTCGTCGACACCCGCAAGGAGTACGACACCTGGGGCAACGTCACCGCGGAGATCAACGCACTCGGCGCCCGCACCACCCTCGGCTGGGACCAGACCTACCACCTCTACCAGACCTCGGAGACCAATGCGCTGAACCAGCAGGTGACCGCGGCTTGGGACGCCTCCTGTGGGCAGCCCACCCAGCTGCGGAACACCAACGGTCAGACCACGACGGTCAGCTACGACGCGCTCTGCCGGCGGACCGAACTGAAGGAGCCCGGCGGCAAGTTCGAGCGCTACTCGTGGGCCAACCTGGGGAACGCCACCACGCAGTACGAGCAGATCGAGCGACCGGCCGCGGACGGTACCAGTAGCCCGTTGTGGAGCCGCCGCTACGTCGATGGACTGCAGCGCGACTGGCGCACGGTCGAGAAGGGTCCTGACGCGGCAACCGGTGACATCTACACGGACATCTCCTACAACCAGCGCGGCCAGGTTGCCTCGAAGACCGCTCCCTATTACTGGGTTTCCGGCCAACCGCAGCCGGCCGCCCACCCGACGGCCAACAGCTACGACGCCCTGGACCGGCTCGTCAAGGTGACGATGCCCGGCGGCGCGACCCAGACCAAGAGCTACGGTCTCTGGTCGACCACCAGCGTCGACGAACGCGGCACCGCGACGACCGACCGGCTGGACGCCTACAGCAAGCGCGTCGCGCACCAGCAGCTGATCGGTGGCACGACCAGGACCACCACCTACCTGTACGACGGCCGCGGCAACCTCGCGCGGTCGACCGATCCGGCCGGCAACGTCACGGCGTACCTGACGGACTCGCTCAACCGCCAGACGCAGATGACCGACCCGAACTCGGGGACGACGAAGTACGAGTGGGACGTCGCCGGGCGGATGGTGGCGCAGACCGACGCGAAGAACGAGCGCACGACCTACAGCTACGACGCGCTCGATCGCAAGACCGGCAAGACCAGCCGGGCCGGCACAGCGGCGGCCGTGAGCGTTTCGTGGACCTACGACCAGGCCCGCGCCGGGTTCCACAACGTCGGCCAGGTGACCACGGCGACGGACCCGGCGGGCACCAAGACCTCCGACTACGACGCCGCCGGTCACCTGGTGCGGGCGGTCCGCACGATCCACGGCGCCAGCTACACCTTCCGGTACGGCTTCGACGCCGGCGACCGGGCGCTGTGGACCACCTATCCCGACGGCGACACACAGGGCACCGAGGCCTCACCCCTGCGGTACGACGGCGCGGGCCGGCTGCTGTCGATCCCCGGTTTCGTCACCGCGACCAAGTACGACGCCTCGGGCGAGCTGATCCGCCTCGACAATGCCAACGGCACGGTCACCACCCGCCCGCACGACGCGGAGCGTGGCTGGCTGACCGGGATCAAGACGATGGCCGGCACCACCACCATCCAGGACAACACCTACACCCGGGATCTCAAGGGCAAGATCACCAAGGTCAGCAGCCCGTTCGCCAACGAGGCCTGGAACTACACCTACGACGACGCGGACCAACTGACCGGCTCGGTCAACCCGTCGAGCGCGCCGAGCAACCAGGCCCTGGCCTACGACGCGACCGGCAACGTCACCTCCAACTCGCGGCTCGGCTCGTACTCCTACGGCGCCTCACGTCCGCACGCGGTGACCTCGGCCGGCTCGAACACCTACACCTACGACGCGACCGGCCTGATGACCTCGGGCGCCGGGCGCAGCCTGACCTGGGACGGCGACAACCGGCTGGCCTCGGTCACCAAGGCCGGCAAGACGACCACCTTCACCTACGACGCCGACGGCGCCCGGCAGCAGCAGGCCGAGGGGACCACGGTCCGCCGCTATCTCGGCGAGGACTACGAGGTGGACGTGGCCGCCGACACGGCCAGCAAGTACGTCAAGATCGGCGGCGCCGTGGTGGCCCGCGTGGACGGCAGCACGAAGTACTGGGTGCACACCGATCACCAGGGATCGATCCAGGCCGAGACCGACGCCGCCGGCACCGAGGTGCACCGCAAGAAGTACGCGGCGTACGGCGAGGTGCTGTCGGCCGCGGGTCCGCTGTCCTACGAGTCTCGTGGCTTCACCGGGCAACGACACGACGCCTCCGGCCTGGTCTATCTCCAGGCGCGGTACTACGACCCCGAGCTCGGCCGGTTCATCTCCCCCAACCCGGTCGTCGACGGCGACGACAGCATCGGGCTCAACCGGTACGCCTACGCCGCGAACGACCCGGTCAACCACACCGACCGGACCGGGCTCGACTGCGAGGACGGCGGGAAGAAGTGCGACCGCGACAACGTCGAGTCGTGGAAACAGAAGTACGAGTACTCCTGTGGTCCGGCGGCAGTCCGGGTCGCCCTGCAGGCGCAGGGCATCGAGGTCACCGAGGACTACCTGATCCCCGAGCTCGGCACCACGGAGGACGGCACTGCCTCGGTGGACGACACCACCCGGGTACTGAACCAGGAGCTCGGTACGTCGTTCTACGAAGCCAAGCGGATCAGCCACGCGGGACCCGACGAGATCAACCAGCTCAAGCACGACGTCCGCTACGACCTGGTCCGCAACCGGACGATCGTGGCCAACATCGTCGGTTCGGCGCAGGACACCGACGGCGACTGGCACAGCTACTCGGGCGGGCACTACGTGACCGTGATCGGCTACGACGACTTCGGTGACAAGGTCAGGATCGCCGACTCCGCCGACGTCAACCGGGTGTACAGCTACTGGATGAGCACGGACAAGCTGGCGGTCTGGATCGCCGGCCGCGGCTACTCCGGCTGA
- a CDS encoding IucA/IucC family protein, with translation MSAEDQLTLRVLSALLRENVLGVRTVEERADGLWLSGDHLALPVIEEGFQSEYAARLPLLEVDGQPVAGLDHLIAVLRERADPEDQGGYDAFAEECRQTLATMELHAEVQPGVLAALGARYGSDPAGWIGLGSSLAQDTLAAFLDHPVYPAARGRSGLTDDQLARYAPEFHPSFKLRWIAVPSGTLRFEGGQLPQWWPTPAQIGLPELEGCSTLPIHPLTFDTAPTEILGGVRGPAPYLDVVPTLSMRSVAVVQDPRHHLKLPLPTATLGVRNRRTIKAGVLADGAAGERLMRSVIAREPRFATTILNADEQTFAESGHELLAVLLRRYPAGLDDAVTVPLAALTATAPNGRLVIEQLADSFYGGEVLALYDAFVLLLFDWQITLFRYGIALESHQQNTSLVLDRVDGVTRIRLLYKDNDGLRINPARLPANLPAEEFDDARIFTDGDRGLTDLFTTITVHLCAASVAFALADRLPLQRSLGVLRRRLTEAIDALGAEGAVLRADLLDADRLPVKAMVTAGTLLSKARSGAADINKHYTSGPNYLRGPASPR, from the coding sequence GTGAGCGCCGAGGATCAGCTGACTCTGCGAGTGTTGTCCGCGCTGCTGCGCGAGAACGTGCTCGGGGTGCGCACGGTGGAGGAGCGGGCCGACGGTCTCTGGCTGAGCGGCGATCACCTGGCCCTGCCGGTCATCGAGGAAGGCTTCCAGTCCGAGTATGCCGCCCGGTTGCCGCTCCTGGAGGTCGACGGGCAGCCTGTCGCCGGCCTCGACCACCTCATCGCCGTACTGCGTGAGCGCGCTGACCCGGAGGACCAAGGCGGGTATGACGCCTTCGCCGAGGAGTGCAGGCAAACGCTCGCGACCATGGAACTTCACGCCGAAGTGCAACCCGGGGTACTGGCCGCACTCGGCGCCCGCTACGGCAGCGACCCGGCCGGCTGGATCGGGCTGGGCAGCTCGCTCGCTCAGGACACGCTGGCCGCCTTCCTGGATCACCCGGTCTATCCGGCCGCGCGGGGTCGTTCGGGGCTGACCGACGACCAGTTGGCGCGCTACGCGCCCGAGTTCCACCCATCGTTCAAGCTGCGCTGGATCGCCGTGCCGAGCGGCACGCTCAGGTTCGAGGGCGGGCAGTTGCCGCAGTGGTGGCCGACTCCGGCACAGATCGGCCTTCCTGAGCTGGAAGGTTGTTCGACACTGCCCATCCACCCCCTGACCTTCGACACGGCGCCGACGGAGATCTTGGGAGGCGTCAGAGGACCAGCGCCGTACCTGGACGTCGTGCCGACGCTGTCCATGCGGTCGGTGGCTGTGGTGCAGGATCCTCGGCACCACCTCAAGCTGCCGCTGCCGACCGCGACCCTCGGGGTGCGTAACCGGCGGACGATCAAGGCCGGAGTACTGGCCGACGGTGCGGCGGGGGAGCGGCTGATGCGCTCCGTCATCGCGCGGGAGCCGCGCTTCGCGACCACCATTCTGAACGCCGACGAGCAGACTTTCGCCGAGAGCGGCCATGAGTTGCTGGCCGTTCTCCTTCGTCGCTATCCCGCCGGACTCGACGACGCGGTCACCGTGCCGCTCGCCGCTCTGACCGCTACGGCGCCCAACGGCCGCCTCGTCATCGAGCAACTCGCGGACAGCTTCTACGGCGGCGAGGTGCTCGCTCTGTACGACGCCTTCGTGCTGCTCCTGTTCGACTGGCAGATAACTCTTTTCCGCTATGGCATCGCCCTGGAGTCACACCAGCAGAACACCTCCCTGGTGCTCGATCGAGTCGACGGAGTGACCCGGATCCGCCTGCTTTACAAGGACAATGACGGCTTGCGGATCAATCCGGCCAGGCTCCCCGCGAACCTGCCGGCCGAGGAGTTCGACGACGCCCGGATCTTCACCGACGGGGATCGCGGGCTGACCGACCTGTTCACCACGATCACGGTCCATCTCTGCGCGGCGTCCGTCGCCTTCGCGCTGGCCGACCGCCTCCCGTTGCAACGCTCCCTCGGCGTACTGCGCCGGCGACTCACGGAGGCCATCGACGCACTGGGCGCCGAAGGTGCCGTACTGCGTGCCGACCTGCTGGACGCGGATCGCCTGCCGGTCAAAGCGATGGTCACCGCCGGAACGCTGCTCAGCAAGGCACGCTCGGGTGCCGCCGACATCAACAAGCACTACACCTCCGGTCCGAACTACCTGCGCGGGCCGGCGAGCCCGCGGTGA
- a CDS encoding HelD family protein yields MAESAPRPAATPELGAERAFLAEARAALARMHQEVDERDVPIIGGEDNDERFTNEANERAKRMRTQALLDLPDVPLFFGRLDYEAGTIEGLDLIYIGRRHVHDGSGSPLVIDWRAPVSVPFYRATRGDRQRVVMRRRYGFSDVAELTGFEDEPLIGAAEADQADAFLRAEIERPRTGPMRDIVATIQPEQDDLVRAPLHPSVCVQGAPGTGKTAVGLHRVAYLLYTERERLTRGGVVIVGPNRSFLSYIRKVLPALGEVDVRQITIDELISRPAAAIDGPVAARLKNDVRMTGALRRALWSHVTAPTEGVLYSKGSQRFRVHDHELAAIVESLRESTRYAPGRDALAQRIAHAVLVLMERRGESPDDRTQNAVARSKPVKAVVDAVWPRVVPEQVLHRLLSDAAFLDWCAGDEFTAEERAELLWTKPARSWKSAKWSAADTLLLDELEDLIERRSGSLGHLVLDEAQDLSAMQLRALSRRCRSGSATVLGDLAQATAPSAAGSWDRVLGHLGKSDALVVELDRGFRVPDQIIDFAAKLLPQIAPTLGVPRGVRTVADALSIVETGAETFVAELVTACRTALAGDGSVALIAADDQIVALHEALLTAGLQPALLGTTEDEMDTTRLVCVPATLAKGLEFDSVVVAEPERIVAAEARGLQRLYVVLTRAVSSLRIVHATSLPTALK; encoded by the coding sequence ATGGCCGAATCCGCACCCCGTCCTGCCGCCACGCCCGAGCTCGGCGCCGAACGCGCCTTCCTGGCCGAGGCCCGGGCCGCCCTGGCCCGGATGCACCAGGAGGTCGACGAGCGCGACGTCCCGATCATCGGTGGCGAGGACAACGACGAGCGCTTCACCAACGAGGCGAACGAGCGCGCCAAGCGGATGCGCACCCAGGCACTGCTCGACCTGCCCGACGTCCCGCTGTTTTTCGGCCGGCTCGACTACGAGGCCGGCACCATCGAGGGGCTGGACCTGATCTACATCGGCCGCCGGCACGTCCATGACGGCTCCGGCTCACCGCTGGTCATCGACTGGCGGGCCCCGGTCTCGGTGCCGTTCTACCGGGCCACCCGCGGCGACCGGCAACGAGTCGTGATGCGCCGCCGGTACGGCTTCTCCGATGTTGCCGAGCTGACCGGCTTCGAGGACGAGCCGCTGATCGGTGCCGCCGAGGCCGACCAGGCCGACGCGTTCCTGCGCGCGGAGATCGAGCGGCCGCGCACCGGTCCGATGCGCGACATCGTGGCCACGATCCAGCCCGAACAGGACGACCTGGTGCGCGCGCCGCTGCACCCCAGCGTCTGTGTGCAGGGTGCGCCCGGCACCGGCAAGACGGCCGTCGGCCTGCACCGGGTGGCGTACCTGCTCTACACCGAGCGGGAGCGGCTGACGCGCGGTGGTGTCGTGATCGTCGGGCCCAACCGCTCGTTCCTGTCCTACATCCGCAAGGTGCTGCCGGCCCTCGGCGAGGTCGACGTCCGGCAGATCACCATCGACGAGCTGATCAGCCGGCCCGCGGCGGCGATCGACGGTCCGGTCGCCGCGCGGCTCAAGAACGATGTCCGGATGACGGGTGCCCTGCGCCGGGCGCTGTGGTCGCACGTCACCGCGCCGACCGAGGGAGTCCTCTACAGCAAGGGATCGCAGCGGTTCCGGGTGCACGATCACGAGCTGGCCGCCATCGTCGAGTCCCTGCGGGAGTCCACCCGGTACGCGCCCGGCCGGGACGCCCTGGCGCAACGGATCGCGCACGCGGTCCTGGTGCTGATGGAGCGGCGTGGGGAGTCGCCGGACGACCGCACGCAGAACGCGGTGGCCCGCTCCAAGCCGGTGAAGGCGGTGGTCGACGCCGTCTGGCCGCGCGTCGTACCGGAGCAGGTGCTGCATCGACTGCTGTCCGACGCCGCGTTCCTGGACTGGTGTGCCGGTGACGAGTTCACCGCCGAGGAGCGCGCCGAGCTGCTCTGGACCAAGCCGGCCCGGTCGTGGAAGTCGGCGAAGTGGTCGGCGGCCGACACGTTGCTGCTGGACGAACTGGAGGACCTGATCGAACGGCGCTCGGGCTCACTCGGCCATCTCGTCCTGGACGAGGCACAGGACCTGTCGGCGATGCAGTTGCGCGCGCTCAGCCGCCGCTGCCGTTCCGGGTCCGCGACGGTGCTCGGTGACCTCGCGCAGGCCACGGCTCCGTCGGCGGCCGGGTCATGGGACCGGGTCCTCGGTCACCTGGGCAAGTCCGATGCTCTGGTGGTCGAGCTGGACCGTGGCTTCCGCGTTCCGGACCAGATCATCGACTTCGCGGCGAAGCTGCTGCCGCAGATCGCCCCGACGCTCGGCGTACCGCGGGGTGTCCGCACGGTCGCCGACGCGCTGAGCATCGTCGAGACCGGCGCCGAGACCTTCGTGGCGGAGCTCGTCACGGCCTGCCGGACCGCTCTGGCCGGTGACGGATCGGTCGCGCTGATCGCCGCCGACGACCAGATCGTCGCTCTGCACGAGGCGCTGCTCACGGCCGGCCTGCAGCCGGCGCTGCTCGGCACCACCGAGGACGAGATGGACACCACCCGGCTGGTCTGCGTTCCCGCGACGCTGGCGAAGGGTCTGGAGTTCGACTCGGTCGTCGTGGCCGAACCGGAAAGGATCGTGGCGGCCGAAGCGCGCGGCCTGCAACGTCTGTACGTCGTCCTCACCCGGGCGGTCAGCAGCCTGCGGATCGTGCATGCGACGTCGTTGCCTACGGCATTGAAGTGA